Proteins from a single region of Novosphingobium sp. CECT 9465:
- a CDS encoding aminotransferase class I/II-fold pyridoxal phosphate-dependent enzyme has protein sequence MTDLFSKFDPLIEQRRALLAGGVEDPFNLVMERVISPTVAVCNGRETILLGTYNYMGMTFDPDVIAVGKQALEDFGSGTTGSRVLNGTYAGHRACEEALKEFYGMDHAMVFSTGYQANLGIISTIAGKGDYIVLDIDSHASIWDGCKMGDAEVVPFKHNDIVAMEKRLKRIPEGAGKLVVLEGVYSMLGDIAPLKDMIRVAKENGAMVLVDEAHSMGFIGPNGRGVAEDQGCLDDVDFVIGTFSKSVGTVGGFCVSNHPKFEILRLVCRPYVFTASLPPSVVHTAATSIRKLMHGEAKRAHLWENSRVLHKGLRDLGFTLGTDEPQSAIIAVIMPDLERGAGMWEALLHEGLYVNLARPPATPAGMTLLRCSLCAEHTADQVQTIIGMFERAGKAVGII, from the coding sequence ATGACCGACCTCTTTTCGAAGTTCGACCCCCTGATCGAGCAGCGTCGCGCGCTGCTTGCAGGTGGCGTGGAAGACCCGTTCAATCTGGTGATGGAACGGGTGATCTCGCCCACGGTCGCCGTGTGCAACGGGCGCGAGACAATCCTGCTCGGCACCTACAATTACATGGGGATGACATTCGATCCCGATGTGATCGCGGTGGGCAAGCAGGCGCTCGAAGATTTCGGATCGGGCACCACCGGAAGCCGCGTGTTGAACGGGACTTATGCCGGGCACCGCGCCTGCGAAGAGGCGCTCAAGGAATTCTACGGCATGGATCATGCCATGGTGTTTTCCACCGGGTATCAGGCCAACCTCGGCATCATCAGCACGATTGCGGGCAAGGGCGATTATATCGTGCTCGATATCGACAGCCACGCCTCGATCTGGGACGGCTGCAAGATGGGCGATGCCGAAGTCGTGCCGTTCAAGCACAATGATATCGTCGCCATGGAAAAGCGTCTCAAGCGCATTCCCGAAGGCGCGGGCAAGCTGGTCGTGCTCGAAGGCGTCTATTCGATGCTGGGCGATATCGCCCCGCTCAAGGACATGATCCGCGTCGCCAAGGAAAACGGCGCGATGGTGCTGGTCGATGAAGCGCACTCGATGGGCTTCATCGGTCCCAACGGGCGCGGCGTGGCCGAAGATCAGGGCTGCCTCGATGATGTCGATTTCGTGATCGGCACCTTCTCCAAATCGGTCGGCACCGTTGGCGGTTTCTGCGTTTCGAATCATCCCAAGTTCGAAATCCTGCGCCTTGTCTGCCGCCCTTACGTGTTCACCGCGTCGCTTCCGCCAAGCGTCGTCCACACCGCCGCCACCTCCATCCGCAAGCTTATGCACGGTGAGGCCAAGCGCGCGCACTTGTGGGAAAATTCGCGTGTGCTTCACAAGGGCCTGCGCGATCTCGGCTTCACGCTGGGCACCGATGAACCGCAAAGCGCGATCATCGCGGTCATCATGCCCGATCTGGAACGCGGCGCGGGCATGTGGGAGGCACTCCTTCACGAAGGACTTTACGTCAACCTCGCCCGTCCCCCGGCAACGCCTGCGGGAATGACCCTGCTGCGCTGCTCGCTTTGCGCCGAACACACCGCCGATCAGGTGCAGACCATCATCGGCATGTTCGAACGCGCCGGGAAAGCCGTGGGGATCATCTGA
- a CDS encoding acyl carrier protein translates to MDRAATAEKIAELIEPFNKKGIEVTEATTFAGDLEWDSLTVMDFVAAIEDDFDIIISMNQQAEIETYGQLIDAVTKLQG, encoded by the coding sequence ATGGATCGCGCCGCAACCGCCGAAAAGATCGCCGAACTGATCGAACCCTTCAACAAGAAGGGCATCGAAGTGACCGAGGCGACCACTTTTGCAGGCGATCTGGAATGGGACAGCCTGACCGTGATGGACTTCGTGGCCGCCATTGAGGACGATTTCGATATCATCATCAGTATGAACCAGCAGGCCGAAATCGAAACGTACGGCCAGTTGATCGACGCTGTGACCAAGCTTCAGGGCTGA
- a CDS encoding Pycsar system effector family protein, with protein sequence MAAEGQQTEKPVATPSPLSPTGFSNHAIHLVRTTQQINLSLSQMADAKASILMGATFLVFTIAVGQARNGSMPWSLGVLAIFAFISAMCAVFAVLPTVSGPKVIQDGRPNKLFFGYFSHMDEDEWTDAVLAELHADETVFRAMLHDIYQNGQVLQRKKYRYLAYAYKSFMAGLCLTVLTFVIEHVSNAAAVM encoded by the coding sequence TTGGCAGCAGAAGGACAGCAGACGGAAAAGCCTGTGGCGACACCATCGCCGCTTTCACCCACCGGGTTTTCCAACCACGCCATCCATCTTGTCCGCACGACCCAGCAGATCAACCTGTCGCTCAGCCAGATGGCCGATGCCAAGGCCTCGATATTGATGGGTGCGACGTTCCTGGTATTTACAATTGCGGTGGGGCAGGCGCGCAACGGATCGATGCCATGGTCGCTAGGCGTTCTGGCAATCTTTGCGTTCATATCGGCGATGTGCGCGGTGTTTGCGGTGCTGCCTACCGTTAGCGGGCCGAAGGTGATCCAAGATGGTCGCCCGAACAAGCTGTTCTTCGGTTATTTCAGCCATATGGACGAGGATGAGTGGACCGATGCCGTTCTGGCCGAACTGCATGCCGACGAAACGGTGTTCCGCGCCATGTTGCACGATATTTATCAGAACGGACAGGTGTTGCAGCGCAAGAAGTATCGCTATCTCGCCTATGCCTACAAGAGCTTCATGGCCGGGCTGTGTCTGACCGTGCTGACCTTCGTGATCGAGCATGTCTCGAATGCGGCCGCCGTGATGTGA
- the nrtS gene encoding nitrate/nitrite transporter NrtS produces the protein MRSLKVAVVVGSALNLINQGDALFGTAPVNWFKLLLTFAMPYAVSTYGAVSVRWDTTPDVKADNGA, from the coding sequence ATGCGATCGCTGAAAGTGGCAGTGGTTGTGGGCAGCGCGCTCAACCTGATCAATCAGGGAGACGCTCTTTTCGGCACCGCTCCGGTTAACTGGTTCAAGCTGCTTCTGACATTTGCCATGCCTTATGCGGTCAGCACTTATGGCGCCGTTTCGGTGCGCTGGGATACGACACCGGACGTAAAAGCCGACAACGGGGCGTAA
- a CDS encoding response regulator, which translates to MAKRILVVEDNDLNRKLFCDLLRANGFEVEPVADGREAIEKTRLFMPNLVIMDIQLPNISGMDLIVAIKADDDLKAIPILAVTAYAGKGDEDSIRDAGAEGYLAKPVSIGPFMVAVNKLV; encoded by the coding sequence GTGGCAAAAAGAATTCTGGTTGTCGAGGACAACGACCTCAACCGCAAACTGTTCTGCGACCTTTTGCGCGCCAACGGGTTCGAGGTGGAGCCGGTTGCCGACGGGCGCGAGGCGATCGAGAAGACACGGCTGTTCATGCCCAACCTGGTGATCATGGACATCCAGTTGCCCAACATTTCCGGGATGGACCTGATCGTCGCGATCAAGGCCGATGATGACCTGAAAGCGATCCCGATCCTTGCTGTCACCGCCTATGCCGGCAAGGGCGACGAGGATTCGATCCGCGATGCCGGCGCCGAAGGATATCTCGCCAAGCCCGTTTCCATCGGGCCGTTCATGGTGGCGGTGAACAAGCTGGTCTGA
- a CDS encoding DUF3572 family protein encodes MTIIREPASTPDATALALQALGWVLSDGPRADRFLTLTGLTPEELRAGLEDASILGAVLDFLANHEADLVNAAFALDISPAAIIAARKDLG; translated from the coding sequence ATGACAATCATCCGCGAGCCTGCCTCCACGCCTGATGCCACAGCGCTCGCCCTGCAGGCGCTCGGCTGGGTGCTGTCCGACGGTCCCCGCGCGGACCGTTTTTTGACGCTGACCGGCCTGACGCCTGAAGAATTGAGGGCGGGGCTGGAAGATGCCTCCATTTTGGGCGCAGTGCTCGATTTTCTCGCCAACCATGAGGCGGACCTTGTCAACGCGGCCTTCGCGCTCGACATTTCGCCAGCGGCCATCATCGCCGCACGAAAGGACCTTGGATGA
- a CDS encoding HAD family hydrolase yields the protein MTRPLIISDCDEVLLHMVAPFRDWLAEKEGVTFRMDQHDFAKALRYAHDGSEVPTKEMWNLLNRFFDTEMYRQHTIAGAVAGINTIAENADVVILTNLDHHRRETRTRQLADAGINARVFTNQGPKGPALKAILDEYRPTRALFIDDLPQHHDSVSQLTPEVIRLHLCGEPLLAPHIDCAHQAGHAHARIDQWDAALPWILEQIHGEDA from the coding sequence ATGACCCGCCCCCTGATCATCAGTGATTGTGACGAGGTCCTGTTGCACATGGTGGCCCCGTTCCGGGATTGGCTGGCAGAGAAGGAAGGCGTCACTTTCCGCATGGACCAGCATGATTTCGCCAAGGCCCTGCGCTATGCGCATGATGGCAGCGAGGTTCCCACGAAGGAAATGTGGAACCTGCTCAACCGATTTTTCGATACCGAGATGTACCGCCAGCACACTATCGCGGGCGCGGTAGCGGGGATCAACACGATTGCCGAAAATGCCGACGTGGTGATCCTGACCAATCTGGACCATCACCGCCGGGAAACCCGTACGCGCCAATTGGCCGATGCGGGCATCAATGCGCGGGTGTTCACCAATCAGGGACCGAAAGGACCGGCGTTGAAGGCCATTCTGGATGAATACCGCCCCACCCGCGCGCTGTTCATCGATGACCTGCCCCAGCATCATGATTCGGTCTCGCAATTGACGCCGGAGGTTATCCGGCTGCACTTGTGCGGGGAGCCACTGCTTGCCCCGCATATCGATTGCGCGCATCAGGCGGGCCATGCCCATGCGCGGATCGATCAGTGGGATGCGGCCTTGCCGTGGATACTCGAACAAATTCATGGAGAAGATGCGTGA
- a CDS encoding RidA family protein codes for MTDTVEARLADLGLTLPQAAAPVAAYVPTVEAGGLLHVSGQLPFIDGKLVTGRLGKDVSLEQGNAAAQACALMILAQVKAALGSLDRVERVVKLGAFISSAKDFTDQPKVANGASELMVAAFGDAGKHARSAVGVPVLPLGAAVEVDAIIAIRPA; via the coding sequence GTGACCGATACCGTTGAAGCCCGGCTGGCCGATTTGGGTCTGACCCTGCCACAGGCCGCCGCGCCCGTTGCCGCTTATGTGCCCACGGTCGAAGCGGGCGGGCTGCTGCACGTTTCCGGGCAATTGCCGTTCATCGATGGCAAGCTGGTCACCGGACGCCTGGGCAAGGACGTGAGCCTTGAACAGGGCAATGCGGCGGCGCAGGCATGCGCGCTTATGATCCTGGCGCAAGTCAAGGCGGCGCTGGGGTCGCTTGACCGGGTGGAGCGCGTGGTGAAGCTGGGCGCGTTCATCAGTTCGGCGAAAGACTTTACCGATCAGCCCAAGGTGGCCAATGGCGCGTCCGAACTGATGGTTGCCGCGTTTGGCGATGCGGGCAAGCATGCGCGCAGCGCGGTGGGTGTGCCGGTGCTGCCTTTGGGAGCGGCTGTGGAAGTCGATGCGATCATTGCTATTCGCCCTGCTTGA